A region from the Aegilops tauschii subsp. strangulata cultivar AL8/78 chromosome 5, Aet v6.0, whole genome shotgun sequence genome encodes:
- the LOC109755331 gene encoding uncharacterized protein, whose product MVSAGGRFEKSPTAAPSVVSAGGRSGEVHAGQYNIYQPPASLQGWPDDHDTEAALRHLGLLDFARLQLPDGVPRHDLVSDLVASYHRENCRGYAYLWGVRVSVDRESFLSAAALQATAEHKVLPPRRRTRSTRSSSTVTSAALQFMEIWILPQFQGRDMLPSNVSAAMREVKAELAHNVDWGELIWDLVQNEILELPKRDDKNSYFGLYLLRLIWAKHPEVFGLKDRMERLARVHLDRILPQVVDKVTERIRLEFTRPKKITRFFREQQPQVVNNLSKPVESGDEAAAGVQVQQQSMVGDEAAAAVQVQQQSMAGDEAVAVLQVQQQSMVVESSPLTMVLNNDASVGKRNSLEAALAEPGHADMHKHGVKHVKQQFQQGNQQKQTCNCNKCSVPSGSIVLNGDASVGKRDSMEAALVEPGQADAHKHGVRHVKQQFQQVNRQKWTRKRSKRRVPSGSTISSANSSRDIIGIKSEVKRARLENQPPKELLEAEMFIQAIKVLNETLSAETIVHILQDSTVWLPADAGWCSSGGH is encoded by the coding sequence ATGGTCAGCGCCGGCGGCAGGTTCGAGAAGAGCCCCACCGCAGCGCCGTCCGTGGTCAGCGCCGGCGGCAGGTCCGGGGAGGTCCACGCCGGCCAGTACAACATCTACCAACCGCCAGCCTCTCTCCAGGGCTGGCCCGACGACCACGACACGGAGGCCGCCCTCCGCCACCTCGGCCTCCTCGATTTCGCGCGGCTCCAGCTCCCGGACGGTGTCCCCCGGCACGACCTCGTCTCCGATCTGGTCGCCTCCTACCACCGGGAGAACTGCCGCGGCTACGCCTACCTCTGGGGGGTCCGCGTCAGTGTCGACCGCGAGTCCTTCCTCAGCGCGGCAGCCCTCCAAGCCACGGCGGAGCACAAAGTGCTCCCTCCACGGCGCAGGACGAGGAGCACAAGGAGCTCTTCCACGGTTACCTCCGCCGCCTTGCAGTTCATGGAAATCTGGATCCTCCCGCAGTTCCAGGGCAGGGACATGTTGCCGTCGAATGTGTCGGCTGCGATGCGGGAGGTGAAGGCGGAGTTGGCGCATAACGTCGACTGGGGTGAGCTGATCTGGGACCTAGTACAGAATGAGATTCTTGAATTGCCAAAGAGGGATGATAAAAATTCATACTTTGGGTTGTATCTCCTGAGACTCATTTGGGCAAAGCATCCAGAGGTGTTCGGGTTGAAGGACAGGATGGAAAGACTCGCTCGGGTGCATCTTGACAGAATCTTACCGCAGGTAGTCGACAAAGTGACGGAAAGAATCCGGTTGGAGTTTACGAGACCCAAGAAGATTACGAGATTCTTCCGGGAGCAGCAGCCGCAGGTGGTCAACAACCTGTCCAAACCGGTGGAGTCTGGGGATGAAGCTGCAGCAGGTGTTCAAGTTCAACAGCAATCCATGGTGGGGGATGAAGCTGCAGCAGCTGTTCAAGTTCAACAGCAATCCATGGCGGGGGATGAAGCTGTGGCAGTTCTTCAAGTTCAGCAGCAATCCATGGTGGTAGAGAGCTCACCGCTGACCATGGTGCTGAATAATGATGCAAGCGTGGGCAAGAGGAACAGCTTGGAGGCTGCCCTGGCAGAGCCTGGGCACGCTGATATGCACAAGCATGGAGTGAAGCATGTGAAGCAGCAGTTTCAGCAGGGCAATCAACAGAAGCAGACCTGTAACTGTAACAAGTGTAGTGTACCCAGTGGATCCATAGTTCTGAATGGTGATGCGAGCGTGGGCAAGAGGGACAGCATGGAAGCTGCCCTGGTGGAGCCTGGGCAGGCTGATGCACACAAGCATGGAGTGAGGCATGTGAAGCAGCAGTTTCAGCAGGTCAATCGACAGAAGTGGACACGTAAGAGGAGCAAGCGTAGGGTACCCAGTGGATCAACAATCTCTTCCGCAAATAGTTCTCGTGACATTATAGGAATAAAGAGTGAGGTTAAACGTGCGCGACTGGAGAACCAACCTCCAAAGGAGTTGCTTGAAGCAGAGATGTTTATCCAGGCAATAAAGGTGCTCAACGAGACACTGTCTGCAGAAACCATCGTACATATCTTGCAGGACTCCACCGTCTGGCTCCCCGCTGATGCGGGGTGGTGCAGTAGTGGAGGTCACTAA
- the LOC109755395 gene encoding uncharacterized protein: protein MVNWVQVVREHFVARLATNAGLRQHVVAVDDEAGTGTVLSFWLPEHKIIARSGATAADQREKHTTSRHAVVLLHGFAGDGLMTWGFQVGALAGCGYDVYVPDLVHFGGSTSQSPDRSVAFQARCLAAALRKLGVGEGCTVVGFSYGGFVAFEMAAAHQALVGSVVVSGADVAYTSAMNDAMLERFGAGTLAELLLPESVARLRSLFSDAMYKKLWFPERLLSDFLKVMYANRQERKEMLEKLVMMDKQESAPVFQQNILMLWGEDDDFFPIENAKMLKEKLGEKAMLRSISKAGHLAQLERPCVYNHCLKEFLATISPEP from the exons ATGGTGAACTGGGTGCAGGTGGTAAGGGAGCACTTCGTGGCCCGGCTGGCCACCAACGCCGGCCTCCGGCAGCACGTCGTGGCCGTGGACGACGAAGCCGGCACCGGCACCGTCCTCAGCTTCTGGCTACCCGAGCACAAGATCATCGCCAGATCCGGAGCCACCGCCGCGGACCAGAGAGAGAAGCACACCACCAGCAGGCACGCCGTGGTGCTCCTGCACGGCTTCGCCGGCGACGGGTTGATGACGTGGGGGTTCCAGGTGGGCGCTCTCGCCGGGTGCGGCTACGACGTGTACGTCCCCGACCTGGTCCACTTCGGCGGCTCCACTTCGCAATCGCCCGACCGCTCCGTGGCGTTCCAGGCGCGGTGCCTCGCGGCGGCGCTGCGGAAgctcggcgtgggggaggggtGCACCGTCGTCGGGTTCAGCTACGGCGGGTTCGTGGCGTTCGAGATGGCCGCGGCGCACCAGGCCCTTGTCGGGTCCGTCGTGGTGTCTGGCGCCGACGTGGCCTACACCAGCGCCATGAACGACGCAATGCTGGAGAGGTTCGGCGCCGGGACGCTCGCGGAGCTGTTGCTGCCGGAGTCGGTCGCGCGGCTGAGGTCGCTCTTCTCCGACGCCATGTATAAGAAGCTCTGGTTTCCCGAACGCCTTCTCAGCGATTTCCTCAAG GTGATGTATGCCAACCGACAGGAGAGGAAAGAGATGCTGGAAAAACTCGTGATGATGGACAAACAAGAATCGGCCCCTGTTTTTCAGCAG AACATACTTATGTTGTGGGGCGAGGATGACGACTTCTTTCCCATAGAGAATGCCAAGATGCTAAAAGA GAAGCTGGGGGAGAAGGCGATGCTGCGAAGCATAAGCAAGGCAGGGCATCTAGCACAGCTAGAGAGGCCTTGTGTCTATAACCACTGCCTTAAAGAATTCTTGGCAACCATCTCCCCTGAACCCTAA